Proteins from one Fragaria vesca subsp. vesca unplaced genomic scaffold, FraVesHawaii_1.0 scf0513070, whole genome shotgun sequence genomic window:
- the LOC101311151 gene encoding serine/threonine-protein kinase-like protein ACR4-like: MVALGGFLIWVLDISNNNTHRTGILVQLVALSSLWCLVSGLGSMSSIAVSYGEKGPVYCGLNLNGSHLVTCYGSNSAITYGTPIHFPFIGLTAGDGFVCGLLMDSNQPYCWGSSGYIQMGVPQPIIKDAQYVEISAGDYHLCGLRKPLTGSLRNMSFVDCWGYNMTKNYVFDGQLQSISAGSEFNCGLFSQNRTVFCWGDETSSRVIRLIPADMRFRKIAAGGYHVCGISEGVSSRTFCWGRSLDIEEEISVAYSGQGNVDLAPKVPMLSIVGGKFHACGIKSYDHGIICWGFIVKQSTPVPKGIKVYDIAAGNYFTCGILADKSFLPVCWGLGFPTSLPLPVPPRSCRSTPCAPGFYELDQDSASCKDPNSHICMPCSTGCPPEMYQKIECTMNSDRQCDYNCSICSSAECSTNCSSSYANSKRNERFWSLQLPVIIAEIAFAVILVSVVSLTAVLYVRYKLHDCHCTEKELKSTKNGRGGSPFQKDIGKIRPDLDDMKIRRAQMFTYDELERATSGFEEESVVGKGSFSSVFRGVLKDGTVVAVKRAIMSPNMQKNSKEFHTELDLLSRLNHAHLLNLLGYCEEGGERLLVYEFMAHGSLHQHLHGKNKTLREQLDWVRRVTIAVQAARGIEYLHGYACPPVIHRDIKSSNILIDEEHNARVADFGLSLLGPADSSSPLAELPAGTLGYLDPEYYRLHYLTTKSDVYSFGVLLLEILSGRKAIDMQYEESGNIVEWAVPLIKAGDIIAILDPVLKPPPDVEALKRIANVACKCVRMRGKERPSMDKVTTALERALALLMGSPCNEQPILPTEVVLGSSRLHKKSSQRSSNRSVETDVIDAEDQRFEFRAPSWITFPSVASSQRRKSSVSDADADGKNSTEARNMGNGGDGLRSLEEEIGPASPQEKFLQHNF; this comes from the coding sequence ATGGTGGCTTTAGGAGGTTTCCTGATCTGGGTCCTTGatatcagcaacaacaacacacacagaaCTGGGATTCTTGTTCAACTTGTAGCTTTATCAAGTTTATGGTGTTTAGTTTCAGGACTAGGTTCTATGTCCTCCATTGCAGTTTCTTATGGTGAGAAAGGTCCAGTTTACTGTGGCTTAAACTTAAATGGGTCTCATCTTGTGACCTGTTATGGATCAAACTCAGCCATAACATATGGAACCCCAATTCATTTCCCATTTATTGGTCTAACTGCTGGCGATGGCTTTGTTTGTGGTCTGCTCATGGATTCTAACCAACCATATTGTTGGGGTAGCAGTGGTTATATTCAAATGGGTGTCCCTCAACCCATTATTAAAGATGCGCAATATGTAGAAATCAGTGCAGGTGATTACCATTTGTGTGGATTGAGAAAACCTCTGACTGGCAGTCTCAGAAACATGTCCTTTGTTGATTGTTGGGGCTATAACATGACCAAAAACTATGTGTTTGATGGCCAGTTGCAGTCCATTTCAGCAGGGTCAGAGTTCAATTGTGGATTGTTTTCGCAGAACAGGACAGTGTTTTGCTGGGGTGATGAGACTAGTAGCAGGGTGATCCGTTTGATCCCTGCAGACATGAGGTTCCGGAAGATTGCAGCTGGTGGGTATCATGTGTGTGGGATTTCAGAGGGTGTGAGTTCTAGAACATTTTGTTGGGGAAGAAGCTTGgacattgaagaagaaatctCAGTGGCATATTCAGGTCAAGGAAATGTTGATTTGGCTCCAAAGGTCCCAATGCTTTCAATTGTGGGAGGGAAGTTCCATGCGTGTGGAATCAAGAGCTATGACCATGGTATCATTTGCTGGGGATTTATTGTGAAACAAAGCACACCCGTTCCTAAGGGTATCAAGGTTTATGACATTGCTGCTGGAAATTACTTCACTTGTGGGATTCTTGCTGACAAGTCATTCTTACCTGTTTGTTGGGGACTTGGATTTCCGACTTCTCTTCCGTTACCGGTTCCACCGAGGTCCTGCAGGTCTACTCCATGTGCTCCTGGCTTCTATGAACTCGACCAGGACAGTGCCTCTTGCAAAGATCCCAACTCTCACATTTGCATGCCTTGCAGCACTGGCTGTCCTCCTGAAATGTACCAAAAAATTGAATGTACAATGAACTCTGATAGACAGTGTGATTATAACTGTTCTATTTGTTCCTCAGCTGAATGCTCCACAAACTGTTCTTCATCGTACGCTAATTCAAAGAGGAATGAAAGGTTCTGGTCTCTGCAATTGCCTGTCATTATTGCTGAGATTGCCTTCGCTGTAATATTGGTCAGTGTTGTGTCTCTAACTGCAGTTTTATATGTCCGCTACAAGTTACATGACTGTCATTGCACGGAAAAAGAATTAAAGTCTACAAAGAATGGTCGTGGTGGTTCTCCTTTCCAGAAAGACATTGGCAAGATTCGTCCAGACTTGGATGATATGAAGATACGGCGGGCTCAGATGTTTACTTATGACGAACTGGAAAGAGCAACTTCAGGGTTTGAAGAAGAGTCTGTTGTGGGGAAGGGAAGCTTCTCCTCAGTTTTTAGAGGTGTTTTGAAGGATGGAACAGTTGTTGCTGTGAAGAGGGCTATAATGTCTCCTAACATGCAAAAGAATTCGAAAGAGTTCCATACTGAGCTAGACTTGCTCTCCAGATTAAACCATGCTCATTTACTTAACTTGCTTGGCTATTGTGAAGAAGGTGGAGAGAGGCTTCTCGTGTATGAGTTCATGGCTCATGGATCATTGCACCAACACCTCCATGGAAAGAACAAAACCTTGAGAGAGCAATTAGACTGGGTTCGGAGAGTCACAATTGCAGTCCAGGCAGCTAGGGGAATTGAATATTTGCATGGTTACGCTTGCCCACCAGTGATTCATAGAGATATTAAGTCTTCAAATATTCTGATCGATGAGGAACACAATGCACGAGTAGctgattttggtttgtcaCTCTTGGGACCTGCAGATAGTAGTTCCCCATTGGCTGAGCTACCAGCAGGAACTCTCGGGTATCTTGATCCCGAGTACTACAGGCTTCACTACTTGACAACCAAATCTGATGTTTACAGTTTTGGTGTTCTGCTTTTGGAGATTCTGAGTGGCAGAAAAGCAATTGATATGCAGTATGAAGAATCAGGAAATATAGTTGAATGGGCAGTGCCTCTGATCAAGGCAGGAGACATAATCGCAATTTTGGATCCGGTTTTGAAACCCCCACCTGATGTTGAAGCCTTGAAAAGAATTGCCAATGTAGCTTGCAAATGTGTTAGGATGAGAGGCAAGGAGAGGCCATCAATGGATAAAGTGACAACAGCACTAGAACGAGCTCTTGCGCTGCTAATGGGCAGCCCCTGTAATGAGCAGCCGATTCTGCCAACTGAGGTGGTATTGGGAAGCAGTAGATTGCACAAGAAGTCATCACAAAGATCTTCAAACAGGTCAGTCGAAACTGATGTTATAGATGCGGAGGATCAGAGGTTTGAGTTCAGAGCTCCTTCATGGATCACATTTCCAAGTGTTGCTTCTTCCCAGAGGAGAAAATCTTCGGTCTCAGATGCTGATGCTGATGGGAAGAACTCCACAGAAGCTAGAAATATGGGGAATGGTGGTGATGGTTTGAGGAGTTTGGAGGAAGAGATTGGGCCAGCTTCACCTCAAGAGAAGTTCTTGCAGCATAATTTTTAA
- the LOC101294328 gene encoding probable serine/threonine-protein kinase GCN2-like, producing MGHSSKKKKRGGAGGSGKKKKPLKDHGESYDNELLSEEITALSAIFQDDCKIVSGSQPQIIIKLRPHSKDMGYEDLDVSALLTVRCLPGYPNKCPKLQITPEKGLSITDADKLLSLINDQASSNAREGRVMIFNLVEAAQEFLSEIVPVGQSQGPVTCSTADSSAQLFQNDAAVSSSKKGPFVYGFIDLFSGSGKSWSWSFEVNETKGINSSVQLPRLDGSKLMHEIQENKLDKEAGPLKSQEIKQASVISPNVKLETLEEESEDSKKSNYSVDSSGFLLEEMDGNSEETENENSVPEEDSTEDDWESRSQQSDSLSLTSLAHDQGSQNIKRDLIMVHLLRLACTKGPLADALPQITTELQNIGVLSEWAGDLATKPISLLNRKFNHAFGQHMVSSRISKFWELTSDLEEPSTSLPSSRYLNDFEELHSLGHGGFGHVVLCKNKLDGRQYAVKKIRLKDKSLPLNDRILREVATLSRLQHQHVVRYYQAWFETGGVGAHGDTTWGSRTAASSTFSFKGTSSADDIGNENKLESTYLYIQMEYCPRTLRQVFESYSHFDKELAWHLFRQIVEGLAHIHGQGIIHRDLTPNNIFFDARNDIKIGDFGLAKFLKFEQLDQDPIPADTTGVSLDGTGQVGTYFYTAPEIEQGWPKIDEKADMYSLGIVFLELWHPFGTAMERHLVLSDLKQKGVLPSAWVAEYPEQASLLRLLMSPSPSDRPSATELIKHAFPPRMESELLDNILRTMQTSEDRTVYDKVLNAIFDEEMLSLKDQQHHDGRLRLAGGDTSAIQYSDLDTEARDYVVEITREVFRQHCAKHLEVIPMRLLDDCQHFMRNTVKLLTHGGDMLELLHELRLPFVSWVISNQKSSFKRYEISCVYRRPIGHASPSRYLQGDFDIIGGASALTEAEVIKVTRDIVTRFFHSEFCDIHLNHGDLLEAIWSWVGVKADHRQKVAELLSMMGSLRPQSSERKSKWVVIRRQLLQELNLQEAVVNRLQTVGLRFCGAADQALPRLRGALPNDKPTRTALDELSDLCNYLRAWRIEGHVYIDPLIPPTESYHRDLFFQVYLVKDSSPGSPTEGALLAIGGRNDYLLHHMWGFEHKSSPPGSVGTSLALETIIQHYPVDFRPIRNETSSSVLVCSKGGGGLLAERMELVNELWEENIKAEFLPTPDPSLTEQYEYANEHDIKCLVIITDTGVSQKGSVKVILVRHLELKKEKEVEREFLVRFLLDAVAIQFKNPSIWY from the exons ATGGGACACAgttcgaagaagaagaagcgcgGCGGAGCAGGAGGGagtgggaagaagaagaagccctTGAAAGATCATGGCGAGTCCTACGATAACGAGCTTCTTTCTGAAGAGATCACTGCTCT GTCTGCCATTTTTCAAGATGACTGCAAGATTGTTTCGGGATCACAACctcaaatcatcatcaagcttag GCCTCACTCAAAGGATATGGGTTATGAGGATCTGGATGTCTCCGCACTTCTTACAGTTAG GTGCTTACCAGGGTATCCTAACAAGTGTCCCAAGTTGCAGATCACTCCAGAGAAAGGATTATCCATAACTGATGCTGATAAGCTACTATCTCTTATCAATGATCAG GCAAGTTCCAATGCCCGAGAAGGGCGAGTAATGATCTTCAATTTGGTGGAGGCAGCACAGGAATTCCTATCTGAGATTGTTCCAGTGGGTCAATCACAGGGACCG GTAACATGTTCAACAGCGGATAGCAGTGCTCAATTGTTTCAAAATGACGCTGCAGTTTCTAGTAGCAAGAAGGGGCCTTTTGTTTATGGTTTCATAGACCTCTTCAGTGGCTCTGGAAAGTCTTGGAGTTGGAGTTTTGAAGTTAACGAGACTAAAGGGATAAATTCTAGTGTCCAGTTGCCTAGATTGGATGGATCCAAACTCATGCATGAGATTCAGGAAAATAAACTTGATAAGGAAGCAGGACCTTTGAAATCACAAGAGATAAAGCAAGCCTCAGTAATTTCCCCTAATGTAAAGTTAGAAACCCTTGAAGAAGAGAGTGAAGACAGCAAGAAGAGTAATTATTCTGTGGATTCAAGTGGATTTCTATTAGAAGAAATGGACGGAAACAGTGAAGAAACTGAGAATGAG AATTCAGTTCCTGAGGAGGATTCAACCGAAGATGATTGGGAATCCAGAAGTCAGCAGTCGGACTCACTCTCTTTGACTTCCTTGGCTCATGATCAAGGATCCCAAAATATTAAAAGGGATCTGATAATG GTTCATCTGCTCCGTCTTGCCTGCACTAAAGGACCATTGGCTGATGCTTTGCCACAGATAACCACAGAACTGCAAAACATAGGG GTCTTATCAGAATGGGCAGGGGATTTAGCTACGAAACCAATTTCACTTCTAAATCGAAAATTTAATCATGCCTTCGGACAACATATG GTTTCATCCCGTATCTCTAAATTCTGGGAGCTCACTTCTGATTTAGAAGAGCCAAGTACATCTCTCCCAAGTTCTCGATATCTCAATGACTTTGAGGAGCTACATTCCCTTG GTCATGGTGGCTTTGGCCATGTTGTATTGTGCAAAAATAAGCTAGATGGAAGGCAGTATGCAGTAAAGAAAATTCGCCTTAAGGATAAAAGCCTGCCACTTAATGACCGGATATTGAG GGAAGTCGCTACACTTTCTCGTTTGCAACATCAACATGTTGTACGGTACTATCAG GCCTGGTTTGAAACAGGAGGTGTTGGTGCTCATGGTGATACTACTTGGGGTTCAAGAACTGCAGCCAGCTCCACTTTCAGCTTTAAAGGTACAAGCTCAGCAGATGATATTGGGAATGAGAATAAACTTGAATCAACATATTTGTACATTCAAATGGAGTACTGTCCTAG GACATTACGCCAGGTTTTTGAGTCCTATAGTCATTTTGACAAAGAATTAGCATGGCATTTGTTTCGTCAAATTGTTGAAGGCCTGGCACACATACATGGACAAGGAATCATCCATCGGGACTTAACCCCGAATAACATATTCTTTGATGCACGTAATGATATTAAAATCGGGGATTTCGGTTTGG CCAAGTTTTTAAAGTTCGAGCAGCTGGATCAAGATCCAATCCCTGCAGATACAACTGGAGTTTCTCTAGATGGTACTGGTCAAGTTGGTACATATTTTTACACAGCACCTGAAATTGAGCAAGGGTGGCCGAAGATTGATGAAAAG GCTGATATGTACAGCTTGGGAATTGTATTTTTGGAGCTATGGCACCCATTTGGGACTGCAATGGAACGGCACCTTGTCCTATCTGACTTAAAACAGAAGGGTGTGCTGCCTTCTGCTTGGGTTGCTGAATATCCGGAACAAGCTTCCTTGTTGCGACTCTTAATGTCCCCAAGTCCGTCAGATCGCCCTTCTGCTACAGAACTTATAAAGCATGCATTTCCACCACGAATGGAATCTGAGTTGCTCGACA ATATTCTACGAACAATGCAAACCTCAGAGGACAGAACTGTATATGATAAAGTTCTAAATGCTATATTTGATGAGGAGATGCTAAGCTTGAAAGACCAGCAACATCATGATGGTAGGTTAAGGTTGGCTGGTGGTGATACTTCTGCAATTCAGTATTCAGATTTAGATACCGAGGCTCGTGATTATGTTGTTGAGATCACAAGGGAGGTGTTCAGACAACATTGTGCCAAGCACCTTGAAGTAATACCTATGCGTCTGTTGGATGATTGCCAACATTTTATGAG GAACACTGTCAAACTTTTGACCCATGGAGGAGATATGCTTGAACTTTTGCATGAGCTGCGCTTGCCTTTTGTTAGTTGGGTGATTTCGAATCAG AAATCTTCATTCAAAAGATATGAAATTTCATGTGTCTACAGAAGGCCAATTGGACATGCATCCCCAAGTCGATACCTGCAG GGTGATTTTGACATTATTGGAGGTGCATCAGCGTTGACAGAGGCAGAAGTTATCAAG GTGACAAGGGACATTGTAACCCGTTTTTTTCATTCGGAGTTCTGTGACATTCATCTAAATCACGGGGACTTACTGGAGGCAATTTGGTCTTGGGTAGGAGTCAAGGCAGACCATAGACAAAAAGTAGCTGAG CTTCTTTCTATGATGGGCTCCTTACGTCCTCAGTCATCTGAACGAAAATCCAAATGGGTGGTAATAAGGCGTCAGCTTTTGCAG GAACTTAATTTACAAGAGGCTGTGGTGAATAGATTGCAGACTGTTGGTTTAAGGTTCTGTGGAGCTGCAGATCAGGCACTTCCCAGACTTAGGGGAGCCTTGCCAAATG ATAAACCAACACGTACGGCACTTGATGAGTTGTCAGATCTCTGTAACTACTTGAGAGCTTGGAGGATTGAAGGACATGTTTATATAGATCCACTTATTCCCCCAACTGAGAGTTATCATAGAGATTTGTTTTTCCAG GTATATTTGGTGAAGGATAGTAGTCCTGGATCACCTACCGAAGGTGCACTCCTTGCTATTGGGGGTCGCAATGATTATTTGCTTCATCATATGTGGGGTTTTGAACAT AAATCTAGTCCTCCTGGTTCTGTTGGGACCAGCCTTGCTTTAGAGACCATAATTCAGCATTATCCGGTGGATTTTAGACCAATTAG AAATGAAACTAGCAGCAGTGTTCTTGTTTGTTCAAAGGGAGGAGGGGGTCTATTGGCAGAACGCATGGAACTAGTCAATGAGCTCTGGGAAGAAAATATTAAG GCTGAGTTTCTCCCAACACCCGATCCAAGTCTTACAGAGCAGTATGAATATGCCAACGAACATGATATTAAATGTCTTGTCATCATAACAGACACTGGTGTTTCTCAGAAAGGTTCTGTTAAGGTAATACTT GTCCGTCATCTTgaattgaagaaggaaaaggaggTTGAAAGGGAATTTCTCGTCAGGTTTCTGCTGGATGCAGTGGCAATACAATTTAAAAATCCTTCCATTTGGTATTAG
- the LOC101311437 gene encoding tetrapyrrole-binding protein, chloroplastic-like — translation MATNTFHNHHYSLGLNRHHSTTYDNIPPPSATTFFLKPTNTTLTSSPLSSHHHLHSLAISSTKTFSVSPTTSFSTPSSSSSSKFDILQQHLSAQNFREADEETRRLLIVLAGEAAQKRGYVFFSEVQFIPEADLKAIDDLWRQHSNNRFGYSVQKRIFFDKVNQDFTNFFIKVGWMKKLDTEVDQYNYRAFPNEFIWELNDDTPEGHLPLTNALRGTQLLKCVLNHPAFKNTPEEEEERLLKAAIIEGNKAAASSIGGGGLKGLIDGSKPLNKRVLKSDYSF, via the coding sequence ATGGCCACCAACACTTTCCACAATCACCACTACTCTCTTGGTCTCAACCGCCACCACTCTACCACATATGACAACATTCCTCCTCCTTCCGCCACCACTTTCTTCCTTAAACCCACAAACACCACCTTAACCTCCTCCCCTCTCTCTTCCCATCACCACCTTCACTCTCTCGCCATCTCTTCCACCAAAACCTTCTCAGTTTCTCCCACTACCTCGTTTTCcactccttcttcttcttcttcctccaagtTCGACATCCTACAGCAGCACCTCTCCGCCCAAAACTTCCGCGAAGCCGACGAAGAGACTCGCCGCCTCCTCATCGTCCTCGCCGGCGAGGCTGCCCAAAAGCGAGGCTACGTCTTCTTCTCCGAGGTCCAGTTCATCCCCGAAGCCGACCTCAAAGCCATTGACGACCTGTGGAGACAGCACAGCAACAACAGGTTCGGCTACTCCGTCCAGAAGAGGATATTCTTCGACAAGGTCAACCAGGACTTCACCAACTTCTTCATCAAAGTCGGGTGGATGAAGAAGCTCGACACCGAGGTCGACCAGTACAACTACAGAGCTTTTCCTAACGAGTTCATATGGGAGCTCAACGACGACACACCCGAGGGTCATCTGCCATTGACTAATGCTTTGAGAGGCACCCAGTTGCTCAAATGCGTTCTAAACCATCCAGCCTTCAAGAACAccccagaagaagaagaagaacgacTACTCAAAGCGGCCATTATTGAAGGTAACAAAGCAGCAGCTAGTAGTATTGGTGGAGGAGGGTTGAAAGGGTTAATAGATGGATCCAAACCTCTCAACAAGAGGGTGCTGAAATCAGACTATAGCTTTTAA